The sequence below is a genomic window from Marmota flaviventris isolate mMarFla1 chromosome 9, mMarFla1.hap1, whole genome shotgun sequence.
GCTTGTACTTGGCAGAATGTACTTTTAATGGTTGCTCCTTGAATCCAAGAGTAAAAGTTGGCTCTGTCCTTCAAAATGATAATGTACTCAGTTGATAGTTATAATTTATATCTGAAGACATGCAGGGTTTTATCCCAGGAGAACATCCATTTGTCATAACAAATGCTAGCACAAAAGTCTTTGAAAAGAAACTGGATTTTTACCAATAAATATGTGTTCAAGGTGTGTATGCATTTCTAATGATCTGACTGCAGAAAATTTTCCATAGTACCTATCgattcttcctttaattttttcccttgattccagggattgaacccaggggtgcttaaccactgagccatatctccagaaACACAAGAAGTTTGTAAATATGAGCATCACCACAAATGTGTGAGCAATTCACTGCACTATGATGGCTATGACATCGCAAGGTGATAGGAATTTTtgagctccattataatcttatgggacctcTATCTTATATGTGGTCATTGATCAAAATGTAGTTGCATGGCACACAACTATATCTTTCTCATcaatatcttttctcttttgctttcctgtttttctttgtaattatttcCCTTCTGtattcttttatctttcctttgGTCATTATTCTCTATGCTTCCTCTGGTCTTTTTCACGTTCCAGTGCTCCacaccttgatttttttcctacccCATTTTCTTATCTCCCTCTAACTTCTCCTACTTTCTTGCATTTCTTTATTGATAGtgtctttattataattttcttcatccatgtaatatttacattatttattgcAGGTAAGTATATATTGAACATTAACAGGTTTTTTGAGATGTAATTCATATGccatacaattcacccatttaaagtgtgcAATTCAGTGGCTTTTCACATATTCACAGAGTAGTGCATCCATCTGCATAATCAATTTACAAACATTATCCTTAACCCCCCAAAGAAACCTCACattcctttttttggtggtgctagggattgaacacagggcctgtacatgcaaggcaagcactctactaactaagctatatccccagcccaagaaaccTCACATTCCTAGCCACCTTTTCTCAACTCCCCAGTTCCCTACTCCTATGTAACCACTAGTATCTACTTTCTTCAAAAGTTTGCTTATTCTGgaaatgtcatataaatggaattatttaatGTCATGCAAATGTCATATAATTGGAATCCTTTGTGATTGGcggcttctttcatttaaaagtttcatCAATATTGTAGGATATAAcagttcttcatttattttattgttaacaaAATAGTACATGATATGGATTTATCACATGTATCCATCAGGtaatggacatttgagttgcttACCACTTTTTGGTAATAACTTCATGTGCAGGTTTTTACAtggacatatattttatttctcttggaatGAAATTGCTAGATCATGATAGCAACTTTATGTTTAATCATCTGAGAAACTTCCAGATTGTTTCCAAAGTGGGTGAAACACTGCATGTTTCCAGTATTAGCATATAAGTGTTCCAGTTTTCTCACactctcaccaacacttgttattatctaTAGTTTTACTTATAGTCATGCTAGTAGGTACGAAATGATACTTCTGATTTGCATGTCCTTAGTgatcatattaaatatttcaaaaattttactatacaaaattctaaaaatgtttttcaaagaacattttaCTGAAAATTTATACCTTATTAATATCTCACACAGAAAAAATAGGGAATATAGAttgacaatataatttttataattaatttcatgTTCTTAGCCTTGTTTCTAAACTGCAAAgtacaaacaaaacagaattatACTAAAGCATAAGTctgtgaataaaaacaaaacaaaaaccactaagtctaattttcttaattcttgGATCATTCCTcatttttcctgcttttctttagaaaaataatactaatttttGGAAGATTATGTTTGTGGCCCTAAGACTTACTATGGGAGTAGgaaatgctaaaaagaaaaaatagggctgggattgtggctcaatggtagggcactcacctagcaagtgcgaggccctgggttcaatcctcagcacgacaaaaataaaataaaatgaaataaaggtatttaaaacaaaaaaatctaaaagaaaagaaaagaaagaaaaaatatatgactgCCTTTCTTTTCCAAGAATAGCAATATGTACTTACTCATCAAAGTTGAGTGCATTGGTCCACTTCAGTACTTCATCTACTTCCCATTCCATCACAGAATCTATCCCACCATCTTCAATACTTTTCATTAGACCTTTTGTTGCTGTTTGAATTAAGCTTACAGTGCCATAATGAGTAGCCCTAGCCATGAGGCTCCCTGTGTAGTACCTAAACAGAAGAAGTGAAGAGAAAGGTCAGTCATTGCAATAGGTCATAACAAGCAGATATGATTGTTATATATTGTTGTtacatatcaatatatatatataaattaaaactggGTATACATTAATACAGTTTTGATCCTATATACCCAGATGCATGTAAACTAAGATCTATATGATAGAATCTTTTGTGGGGGAAAAGAAGTAATTTCATTAACCACACTAAACCAAAGAGGCCTCACTTAAAAATCACCCAATAAGCTGCATTTTTTATGATACAGAGAAAAATTAAGTTGTTTAATCACTGAGTCATAGAATTATAGAGTAGAAAGTATGTTAGAGACCAGATAACTAGCTGGCTTGTGTTAACAGTGAGGTAATAAACCCTGGAGGAATTGAGTACCTTCTACAAAGCCATGAATCTAAAGGTAGGTAGAgggaaataaaggggaaaaaggaaatggagaggaTGAAGATTATCTAGTGAAGACAAACAATATCTTCATGCCAGGtacttttcatatacttttttatttaattctctctcAAAAGACAGTCATTTGTgacagttattatttatttattttactttttagtgtCAAAAAGAGGCTGGACTTAGAGTCAAGTTTAAATGCTGGCTTTCTACATATTTTCTACCTTCATGATTTTGAACAGTCTTTTTGACACTAATTTGAGCACATGAATTAATATATCCACCAAACATTAAGTAAGTATAAATTAGTCCTTAACAAGAACATAGAAATACAGTCATGCATTGCTTAACAACAAGAAATGTGACATTAGTCAATTTTGTCACATAAACATCACAGAGTGTACTTACATAAACTTAAGACATACCAAGGCTATAGAGTATAGTATATTGCTTCTAGGCTATAAACCTGTACTACATGTTACTGTACCCACTACTGCAGGCAACTGAAATACAAAGGTGAGTATTTGTGGACCTAAACATAGAAAAGATACAGTAAAAATATgctataaacaatttaaaatggagctggggctggagctcagtggcagagcacttgcgtagcatatgtgaggcactgggttcgagcctcagcaccacataaaaataaacaaataaaataaaggtattctgtccatctacaactataaaaattttttaaagagaaagaaaagatttaaaatggaACACTTGTATAGGGCATGTACCATGAACAGAACTTGGTGAGTAAGTATATGCTGAGTGAATGTGAAGCCCTATAACATTACTATACATAGATATTATAAACATAGTACACTTAGGCTatgctgaatttatttttaaatatctttctttaataattaacCTTAGCCTACTGTAAATGTTTTACTCTATAAATTTTGAACACTTGGTTGTACTTTAGTCACTGTAATCCTGTGACCCTTGCAATTGGGTTTCCCTTAACTTACACTGCAACTACAGGAGATGAAGAACTACTTCAGAGCCACTTTGGAGATCTTCTAATTgtctgcacattttttttttaatttaacaactttattgaggtataactgATGTACAATGAACCACATATTTAAATTACACAATTTACAGTTTTGACATGCATACAGCTTGGGAATGCATCACTACAATAAAAACTGAATCTATCCATCATCTCCTCCCCCAAGTTTTCTTGTTGCCTTTTATAATCTTTCCCTATTTCCTCCCTGCTCATTTCCAACCAACTATTTATTGATCTGCTTTGTAACTCTAGATTTGTTTTTAACAtctagaattttatgtaaatggaaccATGTAATATGTACTCTTTTTGTTAGCATCATTTTATTTAGCATCATAATTTTGAGATTGATCCATGTGGTTATGTGTATCAATAGTCTGTTCCTTTGTATTGCTGAGTGGTGTTCACTCATTGTGGATGTAACAtatttgcttatccattcacctactcaTGAGCACTTGTACTATTTCCAGTTgtgggctattacaaataaacctgctatgaacattcacatTCAATCTTTTTGTGAACATAGTTAtgatttctcttgggtaaatgcCTAGGAGTAGAATAACTGTGctgattaacttttttttttttttaactaccagactgttttccaaTTAGCTGCACCAGTTTGCACATGCTCCGTATCCCTTGCCAAATACTGGTATGGCAGactattttagccattctggtgGGTATGTGGTGGTAACTCATTATCATTTTAGTTTGCACTTCCCTCATGCCTAATGATGTTAGTCATTAAATGAGTTGCTAATTTGCTATTAATATATCTTCATCAGTGaagtatttgtttaattttttgtccATATAAAATTAGATTGTCTTCTTTTCATTActtttgagaatttaaaatatattctagccaggcatgttggcacacacctgaaatcccagtggctcagaaggctgaggcaggaggatcacgagttcaaagccagcctcagcaatggtgaggcgctaagcaactcagtgagaccctgtctctaaataaaatacaaagtagggctggggataactcggtggccaagtgcccctaggttcaatccctggtacgaaaaaaaaattctagattcaagaactttttcagaaatatattttgtaaaatgttgctattatttttacctcacatttctatttttgtaagagGTTGTTCAAAGAacaaaagcttttaaatttgaagaatgcagtttaatatatattttttaattttatagttcaTGCCTCTGTGTCCTGTTTAAGAAATGTTTGCCAGGACTAAGGTCActaaaattttctccttgattACTTGTAGATGTTATGGCTTTTGCTCTTATCTTTAGATCTATGATCTCTTGAGTTAATTTTAGACATAACATAGAGTCAAGTTAATTTTAGACATAACATAGAgtcaagtttcatttttctgcatctcAATATCTAATTTGTCAAAAAAGCTATCTTTTCCCAATTAAATTCTCTGAGCACCTTTattgaaaaatcaattaatatatgTGTGGGTCCATTTCTTAAATCTATATTCTATTGATGTCTACTTTTATGCCAATACTGCAATGCCACCATTGTAATACCTTTAAAAGTCTCCAAATCAAGTAGTTTAAGTTTCCCAAATCTGTTATTTCCTAAAGTATCATATAGGTTTTTAGTAGGTCTATTTCATTTACTTACATATGCCTCATCCATTCTATTTTtcgaatttttcttttcttttccaaatcttGCCTTCTCTTCAGTTTAGAAAAGTGAAATTCGCTTTTCTTTTTGCCTTCCATCACTTCTTTTTCATCTGGTATCCAAAACtattgagaaatgaaaattgagaTATAAAGTGTTGACATACTGATTGTGGATTTCTCTTGCTATAGATAAGAACTTTTTTGTCTTTATCAGGAATATACCAAGATAGAAACAGGAGAGAGGATAAACCTTTTCAAGGTATTTCCAATTAAGTCACCGGTGAGAAATACATAGAGCCTTCAGAAGCACATgctatagaaaaacaaacaaagtaTTTATGGACTAAAGTACTTTGTATTTGGCAAGTTAATAAGTAGACATATTCTAAGAGTGTTTCTCGTCTCACATGAACAGATCTGAACTACACTTAGTGCTGTTGGCTTTTGATGAATCTATCCCTCAATGATTAATCAACCCTCCAGGCACACTCAGGATACATACCTCTATTTTGTCCTAAGTCTCTATGGGTTCCTCTGAATGAAACTTTCTCCTAACTAGTTGCCTACTTTCCCACATCCAATTCATCTCCCATGCCCAATCACACTATGTAACAAAGAATTTTCTACCACCCATAACACCATGTATTTGCCTTTATTAAAGTACTGAACATACTTGTTGCACTGAACTGAAACATCCTGTTTACTTAACTGTCTCCCCAATTAAAATGGCAAACTATTTGAGGGGAAGAATCATACCTTTTTACCACTGTATGCCTAATGCTTGCACGATTGATAGAAAGTCTGTTGAATGAATTCACACTTCATGTTTCATActtagtatataaaaatatatataatctatatgcCAAATATATATAATCTGAATTCCAGAGAATATCTAAAGATGGCCTAATATTAAAGCTGATTACTAGAAGTACAAGTAAATgttaagaaaaagagataaattgCTACTCTTAGAATTATTAATCCTAGAACAGTTTAAGCAAATTTTATCAATAActagcaattattattttttaaaatgttcaaagagaaaacagtatctaaatgtataaaatttaaaattactaatatttctcttttcttactcTATCAGAAACAGGCCTCCAGCCATTGTTTTCTATACGACGATACCAGCCACTATGATCCTCTTCTTGAAgatgatcatttttattatgcAATGTATGTTTTGCTGGAAGATTTGTGTAATCTCTAGGGCTGTTAGCACACAAATCTTCAATATGTCTGTGAGtaaaaattttatagtatatatCAGGTGGAAATTTAATCTGTAGATGGAAAAGTTCAAAGTATTATTGTAATGCAATTACAAACatgattatcatttttaaaaattcatcttttaaattttacaaaaatgtgcTTTAAGATTATTAAAGATTCATGTGTACTTACTCCACCTAATCTGAATCGTACATGAATGCCAGCAGCAGCATCTAGAAGTTCTGCCTATAAGAAAGTACATTACTCTTCAATGTTCTGTATATATCATCTTGCTGCTTCTCattctactattttaaaatagttgctGGATATTGATTACTTACAAAATAGATCAGgtgaaaagaactcaaataattagttttaaattaaaaaatttttttcaagctAAAGACATAATCTCTTACAGACCCAGTAACTAAAATAGCTTATAtgacaactgaaaataaaatggtaaCAAACTATTTCCTTTCTATActacatacaaatataaaagtCAAGCAACttattattcataaaaattaagtCATCATTAAGTCATATatgatttacatataaaatattattttataaattcaggaaaagaaagatgattgGTCAACCCAAGTTCAACACCAGATGATCTTTCCTAATTAGGTTTTGTTAAATCAAAAACCCAGGTTTAAAAATTGTAAGTATTACATATAATAGGTTTTCTACATTGTAGTGctttgttcaacatctctagcaattagagaaatgtaatcaaaactactctaagatttcatctcactgcaatcagaatggcagctattaagaatacgaacaacaataagtgttggtgaggatgtgggggaaaaggcacattcatacattgctggtaggtctgcaaattggtgcagccaatatggaaagcagtatggagatttcttggaaaactgggaatggaaccaccttttgacccagcaatcccactcctccatctatacacaaaggacttaaaaacagcatactacagagacacagccacatcagtgttcatagcagcacaattaacaatagttaaactgtggaaccaacttagatgctcttcaacaaaggaatggataaagaaaatgtggtatatataggcaatgaaaaattattcagcattaaaagagaataaaatcagggcatttgcaggtaaataaatggagaatataatgctaagcaaagtaagccaattctaaaaaaacaaatgctgaatgttttctctgatataagaatgctgactcataatagtgatggggagggagcatgggaggaatggaggaactttagataggcaaaggggagggagggtaagggaaggggcatgggggtaggaaagacggtaaaatgagatagacatcattaccctaagtacatgtatgaagacatgaatggtgtgactctactttgtgtacaaccagagatatgaaaaattgagctctatatgtgaatatgaattataatgcattctgctgtcatatataacaaattggaataaattttaaaaaatttttaaaaaaagaaaagctagttCAGGAATAGAAATGCACTAGACCTTAAGAGATGGTGAAAGGAAGTTTGGAATGAAGTAAGAGCACAGGTAAGAGAAGCTGAtagcggggctggggatatagctcagttggtagagtgtttgcctcgcacacacaaggccctgagttcaatcaatccccagcatcacaaaaaagaaaagaaataaaagagaaagagagagagaggctaaTGGGGATATGAATAAAGGGTTacagaaaagacaaaagatgCATCACAGACAAAATGTCTGTGTGATTTGGGTGAGCAGTGAAGGGAATTTTtgtgtttcaaaaacaaaactaacaatgaactttttaaaaaatatatttattttttagttgtagttggacactatacacttattttatttatttatttttatgtggtgctgaggatcgaacccagggcctcgcacatgctaggcgagcactctactgctgagccacaatgccagccccacAGTGAACTTTTTAATGTACTCATTTCCATGTAACCAAGAAGCAATCAAGAATGCTGtttcacatgtttaaaaaaaaatgtgttgtacTAGCTCTGAATCATTATTCCTCTATCAGAGGGTAATGTCCCACCTAAGCCCCagctttctctgtgtgtgtgcctcTTGTTTCTCAATCCCCTATTGGCCTCTTGCTGGTCTTTCCTGAATTAACAACCAGGCTGAGAGATTGTGCTGTGGCAATATATGACACTACCAATCAAATCAGAGCTGAGCAGctataccaatttaaaaaacaactgaATTAAGAGCAAGAAAAACTTTGGGGGTTAAAGAGAAGCATTACATGATGATAAAGTGGTCAATTCTCtaagaagacataaaaatccCTGATGTGTATAAACCTAACAGAGCATAAACTTATATGAGGCAAAAATTGATGGAACTACAAGGAAAAACAGAGGAATCCATTATTATAGCTGGAGATACCAATACTCCTCTACTAATAAATGACAGAGTCAGTAGGCAGAAAATCAGTAGGGTCACAGTTGACCGTGACAGCACCATAATTGACTAGATCTACTTGATAACACTTCATCTAATAGCAGAATATACCTGAGAATATTCTTTTCAAGCTTATACAGAAGAAATACCAAGATAGACCATATCTGAGTCATGAAACATACCTTAATAAGTTTAAGATCAGCAATAGAAAGACAAGAGGAAAATACCAAATGCTgggtattataaataaaaaaatatgttcaatgaGAAGTCtacaatacaataataaaaactagaaagTACTTAGAACTAAGTGAGAAAAGAACttatcaaaattttcaaaatatagcaaaaacaatgcttagaagaaaatttatagcattgaattcatatgttgaaaacaAGAAAGATCTGAAATCAATAATCTAATGTTCCACCTTAAAAAGctagaaaaaggggctgggattgtggctcagtggtagagtgcttgactagcatgcatgaggcactgggttcgattctcagcaccacatgcaaataaattttttaaaaataaaggtccatcaacaactaaaaaaaatattttaaaaatgaagctaggaaacaaacaaacagttacttgggaagctggggcaggaggacagtCACAGCAATAGTAAAAGATAACAAAGTTAGAGAACTGACACTACCCAATATCACAAGACTTGCTATTAAGCAAAAGCAATCAAGACAATGTGATATTGGTGAGAAgataaacaaatacatgaatgGAGCAGAAGAGAAAGCCCAGAAATAGACCTGAATAAGTATAGTCAACTGATtgttgaaaaacaagaaaaagtaattcaacagagaaaatatgtcttcaataaatggtggtgcaattcacaatagctaaattatggaaccaacctagatgcccttcagtagatgaatggataggaaaactttggtatatatacacaaatagaacattactcagcattgaagagaataaaatcatggcatttgcaggtaaatggatgaaattggagactataatgctaagtgaagcaagccaatccccccaaaacaaaggctgaatgttttctttgatatgaggatgctgactcataatggcctTGTGGGGGAGatatgggaggaatggagaaaatttagatagggcaaaggagagggaggggaaaggagggggcaaaggggtaggaatgatggtggaatgagttagacatcattaccctaatacatgtatgaaaactcaaatggtgtgaaaatactttgtgtacaatcagtgacttgagaaattgtgctctatatatgtaatatgaaatgaattgcattctgccatcatgtataacaaattagaataaatcaataatttaattttaagaagtgGTGGTAATGCAACTGGAGGAATAAAGGAATATGATACaaatcttataaaatattaagaagaaatCTAAATGAATTGGGTTgggtgacaattttttttaagatacaacACCAAAGTTATGACATGTGGAAGAAAATATTATAGATGAAccttagtaaaatttaaaattaagttctaCTCTGTGAAGATTACAAATAGTATGAAAAGATGAGCCATAGactagggaaaaaatattttcaaaatatatatctaataaaGGACTGGTATTGAAAACATGTGAAGAACTCTAAAAActccaaaatgagaaaatgaaaaacttgatttaaaaatgggcaaaaagatATCTATAAAGATATCTTACCAATAGTGATATAcagtaagcatatgaaaagatgctcaaccgTATATGTTATCAGGTATGTTAGTCAGGTTTTCATCATTGTGTCCAAAATACCTAACAACAACGATTtggagaaggaaaggtttattttggctcctggtatcagaggttcagtccatggtgggttAACTCTATTTCTTTTGGCTCAAGAATAGGCAGAATATGATGGAGAAAAGGCAAAGAGAAGAGCACTCCATTCAtgacagccaagaagcagagacaggGGGTTGGAGGAAGAGGCTGGAGGGAAGATCaactcttccagggcatgcccccaatgatcaTCCAACTCCTCCAGTGTGCCTTACCTACCTAAATTACCACACAGATAATTTCATCAATGTAATTGAAAAATTGACTTAATTCACATCAATACATTATGCCCAACTAAAGAATACATTACGTCtagataaaaatttacaaaaatgacaTGAAAAGATTGAAGTCACAATGCAATTAAGATAAATATTAGTAATAAAGAGATAACTTGGTAATTCCTCAATTTTGAAAGTACAATTCTAGCTGGGTGTGATAGTGCATGCTTGCAATCCTAGAGGCTTGcgagctaaggcaggaggatctcaagttcaaagctggtttcagcaacttagcaaggccgtaagcacttagcgagatcctgtctcaaactgaaaaataaagaaggctggggatgtggcttcgtggttaagtgcctctagtaccaagaaaaaaaaaaaagtacaattctAAATAACtttaagtagaaattttaaaGTATGTAAGCTGCAGCTAAAAGCATGCTTAAGTTAAAATTTATGGGCTCAACTACAAAATACAGTGGGAAATTATAAGTTCAGCATTCAGttcaaaaaagttagaaaagtaACAGTTAATATaattcaaagaaattataaagaaggaaataagaaacaGCAGGACATGATGAACTAGAAAACAAGTCAGAAAGGCATGAACAATAGACaggaaaaataaagctgaaatttggttctttgaaaagactaataaaagtgaaattggtcaaaaaagaaaagacaaattatcaggaataaaaatttaaaaaactattatagattctaaaatattagaaagatCATAAGAGAATATTATGAGCAATTTTAACTTCAAccttaataaatttgaaaattcagattAAATGGACAACTTCATAGAAGAATACAACCTATCAAAGCTagcagaagaataaatacaaaataagaatacACCTTTAACTATGTATtggatttataatttaaaatctcaCAAAGAAAACTTCTGGCACAGATGGCTTCACTGGTAAGTACTTATcctcctttaagaaaaaaataacatttaatgtaAAAACTAAATCTAGAAAATAAGTGGAGAAGGCACATTTTCCTATCTGTTTTAGGAGGCCAGCtaaggtttgtttgtttaaaaatattttttacttggtctttttaattatacatgacagtagaatgtattttgacatcgTACATAGGAGTGTAAGTTCCCATACTTGTGGCTGTACAATTTAAAATGTGGAGTTATACCattcctgtattcatatatgaacataggaaagttatgtccaattcattctattgtcttttctcTATTCCCATtcaccttcccttcccttcattcccctttgtctatccCAGTGAACTCCTATCCTCACCTCTCCCACTTATTGCGAGTTAGCATATGcgtatcagagagaatattcggaGGCCAGCTAAGTTTGACACAAAAATCTTgacaaaaaaagtacaaaaaagtaAATTACATGTTCTACATGAACATACAtgtaaaaatttcaacaaaatattagc
It includes:
- the C9H11orf65 gene encoding protein MFI, which codes for MPGKKEIENIRKERAAEVIQRAWKKFLNVAVFQHFKSLINLRRQGEPHQIVKYINPKEAELLDAAAGIHVRFRLGGIKFPPDIYYKIFTHRHIEDLCANSPRDYTNLPAKHTLHNKNDHLQEEDHSGWYRRIENNGWRPVSDRFWIPDEKEVMEGKKKSEFHFSKLKRRQDLEKKRKIRKIEWMRHMYYTGSLMARATHYGTVSLIQTATKGLMKSIEDGGIDSVMEWEVDEVLKWTNALNFDEYIANWKEIATSNSSVNYKGFRFEQEQKDTRNAENRSELHMEAPYDYLYGNIYEKPNFTRVTPDSTYRM